The following are from one region of the Desulfosalsimonas propionicica genome:
- a CDS encoding nucleoside-triphosphatase — protein sequence MILLTGDRHSGKTGFILELARQTRCRGRQVAGIACPGLWKNNMRSGFELLELDTGRRHLLSMRVPGLRPIPYMFDALSMEKGKNALSIRRCCGADLIIVDEVGPLELKGQGWASCLHSLLQLSAPLQVWVVRQPLAKQVQTHFCFRAEVADISQQNCISGLLEKILQPN from the coding sequence ATGATATTGCTGACAGGCGACAGGCATTCAGGCAAAACCGGTTTTATTCTGGAGCTGGCCAGGCAAACCCGGTGCCGCGGACGACAGGTTGCAGGCATTGCATGCCCCGGTCTCTGGAAAAACAACATGCGTAGCGGTTTTGAACTCCTTGAGCTGGATACAGGCCGCAGGCATCTTCTTTCCATGCGGGTGCCGGGATTGCGGCCCATCCCCTACATGTTTGATGCCCTGAGCATGGAAAAAGGGAAAAACGCCCTGTCAATCCGCAGGTGCTGCGGAGCGGACCTTATCATCGTGGACGAAGTCGGCCCCCTGGAACTCAAAGGCCAGGGGTGGGCGTCCTGCCTGCACAGTCTGCTGCAGCTTTCCGCACCGCTACAGGTATGGGTGGTCCGGCAGCCCCTTGCAAAACAGGTTCAGACCCATTTTTGTTTCAGGGCGGAAGTTGCAGATATCAGTCAGCAAAATTGCATATCCGGCCTGCTGGAAAAGATTTTGCAGCCGAACTGA
- a CDS encoding FecCD family ABC transporter permease, with protein sequence MNNQKTIWILGSLLVLLFFLSLFSGQMHISFADAAGWIRDWIAQGSLAPSPKSLVFFDVRLPRSLTAVLGGTGLAVSGAVYQGLFRNPLVSPDILGVSAGCAFGAALGLILPGSPFGIVRTLSFAFGLSAVGLAAGIARAVAVRPVLVLILAGLVVTSMFNALLMVLKYTADPYSQLPAIVFWVMGSMHRCSWADVRLMAPVMLMGLSLVHLLRFKLNILSLGEVQATSLGLNPRRYRIFFISISSLMVAVIVSACGQIGWIGLVIPHMARTLSGPDHRVMIPVTALMGGAFLLAADLAARSLTAAELPVSILTAMAGGPLFAYLLYQNRARGWI encoded by the coding sequence ATGAATAATCAGAAAACAATATGGATATTGGGTTCGCTTTTGGTTCTGCTCTTTTTCCTTTCCCTGTTTAGCGGACAGATGCACATCTCTTTTGCAGATGCTGCCGGCTGGATCCGGGACTGGATTGCGCAGGGCAGCCTTGCACCAAGCCCAAAATCACTTGTTTTTTTTGATGTGCGCCTGCCCCGCAGTTTAACTGCCGTGCTGGGCGGAACCGGGCTTGCCGTTTCCGGGGCAGTCTATCAGGGGCTGTTTCGAAATCCGCTTGTTTCTCCGGATATCCTCGGGGTTTCAGCCGGGTGCGCATTTGGTGCGGCCCTGGGATTGATTCTACCCGGCAGTCCCTTCGGGATTGTCCGCACGCTGTCTTTTGCATTCGGCTTAAGCGCCGTGGGACTTGCCGCCGGCATTGCGAGGGCTGTGGCAGTGCGCCCGGTTCTGGTCCTGATCCTGGCAGGCCTTGTGGTCACATCCATGTTCAATGCCCTTCTGATGGTGTTGAAATACACGGCTGACCCCTACAGCCAGCTGCCGGCCATCGTATTTTGGGTCATGGGCAGCATGCACCGATGCTCATGGGCGGATGTGCGCCTGATGGCCCCGGTGATGCTGATGGGGCTGAGCCTGGTTCACCTGCTGCGTTTCAAACTCAATATTCTTTCCCTGGGAGAAGTCCAGGCCACCTCCCTGGGGCTGAACCCAAGGCGTTACAGGATTTTTTTCATCAGCATCAGTTCGCTGATGGTGGCCGTGATCGTCTCGGCCTGCGGCCAGATCGGATGGATCGGCCTTGTGATTCCGCACATGGCAAGAACCTTGTCCGGCCCTGATCACCGGGTGATGATACCGGTCACTGCGCTGATGGGCGGCGCTTTTCTGCTTGCCGCCGACCTTGCCGCAAGAAGCCTGACTGCAGCCGAACTCCCGGTTAGCATACTGACAGCAATGGCAGGGGGCCCGCTTTTTGCTTATTTACTGTATCAAAATCGGGCAAGGGGATGGATATGA
- a CDS encoding TonB-dependent receptor: MHEKTGALLTGFLCILLAPGWILAQPGSEPVFELGEIVVKGQKTGVEDIAINHEMEQEEIAATGSKTLAQALGFAPGITVTRGSKNEPEISIHGFGTEKSLFLIDGIPFYETYYGKLNLDQIPAEMISKIEITKNAPSVLYGANTQIAVINVVTIKGTEDPTFSFTQEIGENGTYRTALSHGNQVRKVNYWLSYSRRETDGFRMSDDFDPEPATPARPFMGDPVVTEDGGFRNNADSEQDAFWGRVGITPSQHSEYFVSMHMMQAERGNPFQTDEYKVFPSKGDDAGFSNFRRFKNYDDWGIDFSGRQNIVSWLTLRGKLFYHEHEDDYVFYAGPGLTEKIATSTYDDRYVGGSMIADIDPAAWYTGHISVHYKQDIHKDRAGANLPFNELESYIGSVGTEHEFFSDNGLTAVIGASYDWFEVNDAEETVFDENDLFAGQMDLDDTDTSAEFNPMAGLNWQFTDTTRVYGSVAKKTRFPTLNQLYSGNSGNPNLDSEQSINYTLGVQRTFAGVFHLRVEGFYHDISDWISRDYKEDDFRDDVYINVEDVEMKGAEIGLSYTPIPDLSASIDYTYNNAENKSAIAVTEKVAGVPENKFVIGVDGLIPWINARLNLRGIYVDKIYEDLPTPAKPAEEMTNTKDYFTVNGRISKQITEKLTAWLECENLFDKDYESEIGFPAPGRNAIAGLKASF; encoded by the coding sequence ATGCACGAAAAAACCGGAGCACTTTTAACCGGATTTTTATGTATTCTGCTGGCCCCCGGCTGGATTCTGGCACAGCCCGGCAGTGAGCCTGTATTTGAACTGGGTGAAATTGTGGTGAAGGGTCAAAAAACCGGAGTCGAGGATATCGCCATCAACCATGAAATGGAGCAGGAAGAAATTGCGGCAACCGGGAGCAAAACCCTTGCCCAGGCCTTGGGTTTTGCCCCCGGCATCACAGTGACCCGCGGCAGTAAAAATGAGCCGGAAATCTCCATACACGGGTTTGGCACTGAGAAATCATTGTTTTTAATCGACGGCATTCCCTTTTATGAAACCTACTACGGCAAGCTGAACCTGGATCAGATTCCGGCGGAAATGATCTCCAAAATTGAAATTACCAAAAACGCCCCTTCAGTGCTCTACGGCGCCAACACCCAGATCGCCGTCATCAATGTGGTCACCATAAAAGGCACCGAGGACCCAACATTCAGCTTTACCCAGGAAATCGGTGAAAACGGCACCTACCGAACGGCATTGTCCCACGGAAACCAGGTCAGAAAAGTCAACTACTGGCTCAGCTACAGCCGGCGTGAAACCGATGGCTTCCGGATGTCAGACGATTTTGATCCTGAACCGGCCACACCGGCCCGCCCATTTATGGGAGATCCGGTGGTCACGGAGGACGGCGGTTTCAGAAACAACGCGGATTCAGAGCAGGACGCTTTCTGGGGCCGGGTTGGCATCACCCCTTCTCAACATTCTGAATATTTTGTCAGTATGCACATGATGCAGGCCGAAAGGGGCAATCCCTTTCAAACAGATGAGTACAAGGTATTTCCCTCCAAGGGAGATGATGCGGGGTTTTCAAACTTCCGCCGATTTAAAAACTATGACGACTGGGGCATTGATTTCAGCGGCAGGCAGAATATTGTTTCCTGGCTCACCCTGAGGGGCAAACTGTTTTACCATGAACACGAGGATGATTACGTCTTTTATGCGGGTCCCGGTTTAACCGAAAAAATTGCCACAAGTACATACGATGACAGGTACGTGGGCGGCTCCATGATTGCCGATATTGACCCGGCCGCCTGGTACACGGGCCATATTTCGGTTCACTATAAGCAAGACATTCACAAAGACCGGGCCGGTGCGAATCTGCCGTTTAATGAGCTCGAATCCTATATCGGTTCGGTGGGCACGGAGCATGAGTTTTTCTCTGACAACGGCCTGACGGCCGTGATCGGAGCCAGTTATGACTGGTTTGAAGTCAATGATGCCGAAGAAACCGTTTTTGACGAAAATGACCTGTTTGCCGGGCAAATGGATCTGGACGACACGGACACCAGCGCGGAATTCAATCCCATGGCCGGACTGAACTGGCAATTTACCGATACCACCCGGGTATATGGTTCGGTGGCGAAAAAAACCCGTTTTCCAACCCTGAACCAACTATACTCCGGAAACTCCGGCAACCCGAATCTGGATTCCGAGCAGAGCATCAATTATACACTGGGTGTCCAGCGAACCTTTGCCGGGGTTTTTCATCTGCGGGTTGAAGGATTTTATCATGATATTTCCGACTGGATCTCCAGGGATTATAAGGAGGATGATTTCAGAGACGATGTCTACATCAACGTTGAAGACGTTGAAATGAAAGGCGCCGAAATCGGGCTCAGCTACACCCCTATCCCGGATTTGAGCGCTAGTATTGATTATACCTACAATAATGCTGAAAATAAAAGCGCCATAGCCGTTACGGAAAAGGTCGCAGGTGTGCCGGAAAACAAGTTTGTCATTGGCGTTGATGGGCTGATTCCATGGATAAACGCCCGGCTGAACCTGCGCGGGATTTATGTGGACAAGATCTATGAAGATCTGCCCACCCCTGCAAAACCAGCCGAGGAAATGACAAACACAAAAGATTATTTTACTGTCAACGGCCGGATATCAAAACAAATTACCGAGAAGTTGACCGCCTGGCTTGAATGCGAAAACCTGTTTGACAAAGATTATGAATCGGAAATTGGTTTTCCCGCCCCGGGCAGAAATGCCATTGCCGGGCTCAAAGCCAGTTTTTGA
- a CDS encoding ABC transporter ATP-binding protein has protein sequence MSLVCTNITFAYNGTRVLHQVSLDVPKGSFCALLGRNGSGKTTLLHCLCGILHPESEEIMVDNNPVHLVNGTARAKCISLVPQESDQIFPFTVLDLVLMGRNPHLSGFAMPGAEDEKTAWQALELLGAAHLAKRRVNQISGGERQLATVARALAQQAPVMLLDEPTNHLDFHNQYHLLYQIRKLCRDQNLTVLASMHNPNAVAAVADRVVLLEAGHAVAQGDAESVLTQKQLSRLYGMPLVESRLTGGQKHFMPVMEFRR, from the coding sequence ATGAGCCTTGTTTGCACAAATATCACTTTTGCCTACAATGGCACCCGTGTCCTGCATCAGGTAAGTCTTGATGTGCCCAAAGGAAGTTTCTGTGCCCTTCTGGGACGCAACGGATCCGGAAAAACGACCCTTCTGCACTGTTTATGCGGGATACTTCACCCGGAAAGCGAAGAAATCATGGTCGATAACAATCCGGTTCACCTTGTAAACGGCACTGCCCGGGCAAAATGCATCAGCCTGGTTCCGCAGGAATCAGATCAGATCTTTCCGTTCACCGTGCTCGACCTCGTGCTCATGGGGCGGAACCCCCACCTGAGCGGCTTTGCCATGCCGGGCGCCGAAGATGAAAAAACCGCCTGGCAGGCCCTTGAACTGCTTGGTGCAGCCCATCTGGCAAAGCGCCGGGTAAATCAAATCTCCGGAGGTGAGCGCCAGCTGGCCACCGTGGCCCGGGCCCTTGCCCAGCAAGCGCCGGTAATGCTTTTAGACGAACCCACAAATCATTTGGATTTCCACAATCAATACCATCTATTGTATCAAATCCGCAAATTGTGCCGGGATCAGAATCTGACCGTACTGGCCTCCATGCACAACCCCAATGCCGTTGCCGCGGTGGCCGATCGGGTCGTTCTTCTTGAAGCCGGGCATGCAGTCGCTCAGGGAGACGCGGAATCTGTTCTCACGCAAAAACAGCTCAGCCGGCTTTACGGCATGCCGCTTGTGGAATCAAGGCTGACCGGAGGACAAAAACATTTTATGCCGGTCATGGAATTTCGCCGATGA
- a CDS encoding amidase: MESIFFYRDPDAAGTGSGPLQGLNMAIQPNVLVKGWPTDAGSNALANFTALDDAAVIGRLREAGALLCGSTRMSEFGFSLDGSRAGEALKENAADAEMVLDLMGESRLAAARAGVCGFKPSYGMVSSIGLVGLIPSMECWGLLCRDPGRIREILGTIAGPDPLDFSLSDEPAPDFSARAIEPGKTRIGIIPEAVSGLPGDCKNAFEAAVDEFKQAGFSVREFSLPDMGLFPLVHNIVGSVEASSCAGRYDSVRYGRRVPGAKNWNEMFLRSRGAAFGTLVKSYLFQGAYFQFERFEAYEDACRIRTRLIADMQKLSGQADFFIFPAAAAGNSDPGDFLGDIYEQFAATLFANVTGQPALYLPPASGTSASGFQLTGPRFSDARVLALGEHLVNLRQGGNG; this comes from the coding sequence ATGGAATCGATATTTTTTTATCGCGACCCGGATGCCGCCGGCACCGGCAGCGGCCCTTTGCAGGGGTTAAATATGGCCATTCAGCCCAATGTTTTGGTGAAAGGCTGGCCCACGGACGCCGGTTCCAACGCCCTGGCCAATTTTACTGCACTGGATGACGCCGCCGTTATCGGGCGGCTCCGTGAAGCCGGGGCCCTGCTTTGCGGCTCGACCCGGATGAGCGAATTCGGATTCAGCCTTGACGGGAGCCGGGCGGGGGAAGCCTTGAAAGAAAACGCCGCGGATGCGGAAATGGTCCTGGACCTGATGGGAGAAAGCCGACTGGCTGCCGCGCGCGCAGGTGTCTGCGGTTTCAAGCCGAGTTACGGCATGGTTTCAAGTATCGGTCTGGTCGGCCTGATCCCGTCCATGGAATGCTGGGGACTGCTTTGTCGCGATCCCGGCCGGATTCGGGAGATTTTGGGCACTATCGCAGGCCCTGATCCCCTGGATTTTTCGCTTTCCGATGAGCCGGCCCCGGATTTTTCCGCCCGGGCAATCGAGCCGGGAAAAACACGCATCGGTATAATTCCAGAAGCGGTCAGCGGGCTTCCGGGGGATTGCAAAAATGCGTTTGAGGCGGCAGTGGATGAATTCAAGCAGGCCGGTTTTTCCGTCCGGGAATTTTCCCTGCCGGATATGGGACTTTTTCCCCTGGTGCACAATATCGTCGGCTCCGTGGAGGCGTCTTCGTGTGCCGGGCGCTATGATTCGGTGCGTTACGGCCGGCGCGTACCCGGGGCCAAAAACTGGAATGAGATGTTTTTACGATCCCGGGGCGCGGCATTCGGCACCCTGGTCAAAAGCTATTTGTTTCAGGGGGCCTATTTCCAGTTTGAACGCTTTGAGGCCTATGAAGACGCCTGCCGTATCCGGACGCGCCTGATCGCGGACATGCAAAAGCTTTCCGGGCAGGCGGATTTTTTCATATTTCCGGCCGCCGCTGCCGGCAATTCCGATCCAGGGGATTTTCTTGGCGATATCTATGAACAGTTCGCCGCTACACTTTTTGCCAATGTCACGGGTCAACCCGCGCTTTACCTGCCGCCGGCATCCGGGACGAGTGCTTCGGGGTTCCAGCTGACAGGGCCGAGATTCAGTGATGCGCGGGTGCTTGCGCTGGGCGAACATCTTGTGAATCTGCGGCAGGGAGGAAACGGGTAA
- the gatB gene encoding Asp-tRNA(Asn)/Glu-tRNA(Gln) amidotransferase subunit GatB: MEFEAIIGLEIHVELNCATKLFCDCPNRPGDEPNANTCPTCLWFPGAVPPRLSRDALEKAALICLGLGGELQPVSAFDQKVYYYPDLPKGYQLSQAHLPLSRGGGIDITDKNGKPKRLRIHHIHMEEDVARLVHEMEGRLPISLVDFNRAGAPLVEIVTEPDFRSPHDAMEFLKALRTQVRYVGSSECSMENGTMRVDANISVRPRGTEQMNTKVEVKNMNSIRHVGDAIAFEVDRQGAAVNAGEAVVLHTRLWDPEKKATVMMRAKFEGPCVPDPKVPAIELTPEYIEALRQRLPEMPAARAERFVAQHGLTSEEAVFLTSDPEVAVYFEALIEQGAAARTAMHWLTTQLMPAARQRGQEPGQTPVTPARLAGLLRMLSKDEINAKAAREVLTHMFDSDESPEAIVSARGFAQVSDSDELDSLIDKVLEEQPDAVAKVRGGQKKALGFLVGQVMQASAGKANPKIVQKLLAKKLGTN; the protein is encoded by the coding sequence ATGGAATTTGAAGCCATCATTGGATTGGAAATTCATGTCGAGCTCAATTGCGCCACCAAACTGTTCTGCGACTGCCCCAACCGTCCCGGCGACGAACCCAACGCAAATACCTGTCCGACCTGCCTGTGGTTTCCGGGCGCCGTTCCTCCCAGGCTGAGCAGGGATGCCCTTGAAAAAGCAGCACTGATCTGCCTTGGGCTGGGAGGTGAACTCCAGCCGGTAAGCGCTTTTGACCAGAAGGTTTACTATTACCCGGACCTGCCCAAGGGCTATCAGCTTTCCCAGGCCCACCTTCCCCTCTCGCGCGGCGGAGGCATTGATATCACGGATAAAAACGGCAAGCCCAAACGGCTGCGCATTCATCATATCCACATGGAAGAAGATGTGGCCCGGCTGGTGCATGAAATGGAAGGGCGCCTGCCCATCAGCCTGGTCGATTTCAACCGGGCCGGTGCGCCGCTGGTGGAAATCGTTACCGAGCCGGATTTTCGATCCCCCCACGATGCCATGGAATTTTTAAAGGCCCTGCGTACGCAGGTGCGGTATGTCGGTTCGTCTGAATGCAGCATGGAAAACGGCACCATGCGAGTGGATGCCAACATCTCCGTTCGTCCCCGGGGGACCGAACAGATGAACACCAAAGTGGAGGTCAAGAACATGAACTCCATCCGCCACGTTGGCGATGCCATCGCATTCGAGGTTGACCGCCAGGGTGCGGCCGTGAACGCGGGAGAGGCCGTGGTGCTTCATACCCGGCTTTGGGATCCGGAAAAGAAGGCCACGGTGATGATGCGCGCCAAGTTCGAGGGTCCCTGCGTGCCTGACCCCAAGGTGCCGGCCATCGAGCTGACGCCCGAATATATCGAAGCGTTGCGGCAGCGCCTTCCGGAAATGCCTGCGGCCCGGGCCGAACGCTTTGTCGCCCAACACGGGCTCACCAGCGAGGAAGCGGTGTTTTTGACTTCAGATCCGGAGGTGGCTGTTTATTTTGAGGCGCTGATTGAACAAGGCGCTGCCGCGCGCACGGCCATGCACTGGCTCACCACCCAGCTGATGCCGGCGGCCAGGCAACGGGGGCAGGAACCGGGGCAAACGCCGGTGACCCCGGCCCGGCTTGCCGGACTGCTCAGGATGCTGTCAAAAGATGAGATCAATGCCAAGGCAGCGCGCGAGGTCTTAACGCATATGTTTGACAGCGATGAATCCCCGGAAGCCATTGTTTCCGCCCGGGGCTTTGCCCAGGTCTCGGATTCCGATGAACTTGACTCCCTGATTGACAAGGTGCTGGAAGAGCAGCCCGATGCGGTCGCCAAGGTCCGGGGCGGTCAGAAAAAGGCCCTGGGTTTTCTTGTCGGCCAGGTCATGCAGGCCTCGGCCGGCAAGGCCAACCCGAAAATCGTCCAGAAATTGCTGGCAAAAAAGCTGGGGACGAATTGA
- a CDS encoding DUF4388 domain-containing protein, translated as MSKKHVQDSINEKRRYPRINTSSFIEYTLFDEKENKLDRGEGRKLNLSQGGALLESQKPLLGSYVVLIIPVLKKNNLQIKGRIVYTRKPDNSSFYLTGIEFIEAEDEQINDLIAFVKAYNSCTKVMVIDDDPTTRFFLENILRKREFQTWQAENGRVALNEISIAQPDLIISDVIMPEMGGFELCAKLRESPDTADIPFIFLSVKDDPVDQLKGLRMGADEYIVKPFKPADILQAINKVMEKTARLRGLQADVDIEGSLARIGLIEVIQMIEFNEKTGTLFLLSPSGGVNGAVYIKEGQVINAVSGDLDGKEAFYDLAAQSDGFFKFNIHDTIPSQKIRQKNMNLLMEASRLLDEAADLRPLVSSMEVRLTLQTSAVPGHVVERISAETLRSIMNLIRSGQTINEIPGSAGISRVRAAAAIADLINCGIVTEQKAGQKAELEILPESPGSPREDDRVKGKLIDRLKHMEKNSFTGTISIRGRSKPAWIYIEDGRIANAGFGQATGKKALFRIFSEHGGSYSETQGPLEINRRIDAPLPDLIQEAEAEIVWRRNLKTDLSAISVLISGNSLDAQKEIHKDPSKFRLLKAIRSNSVLKDIIDSSFLPDLETCRLIDEWRKNGIVVFKRL; from the coding sequence ATGAGCAAAAAGCATGTTCAGGACAGCATCAATGAAAAACGGAGGTATCCCCGAATCAATACCTCAAGTTTTATAGAATATACTTTGTTTGATGAAAAGGAAAACAAGCTCGACCGCGGGGAGGGGCGAAAACTAAATCTGAGTCAGGGCGGGGCCCTTTTGGAGAGCCAAAAACCCCTTCTGGGTTCATATGTTGTCCTTATCATACCTGTCTTAAAAAAAAACAATCTGCAAATAAAAGGCCGGATCGTATATACCCGCAAGCCCGATAATTCCAGTTTTTACCTTACCGGGATAGAGTTTATCGAGGCCGAAGATGAGCAGATAAATGACCTTATTGCCTTTGTAAAAGCCTACAACTCCTGCACAAAAGTCATGGTCATCGACGATGACCCAACAACGCGCTTCTTTCTGGAAAATATTTTGCGAAAGCGTGAGTTTCAAACATGGCAGGCCGAAAACGGAAGGGTTGCGCTGAATGAAATCAGCATCGCACAGCCCGACCTCATCATCTCTGATGTCATAATGCCGGAAATGGGCGGGTTTGAGCTTTGTGCAAAACTGCGCGAATCACCGGACACCGCTGACATTCCATTTATCTTCCTTTCGGTAAAAGACGACCCTGTGGATCAGCTTAAAGGCTTGCGCATGGGGGCGGACGAATACATAGTGAAGCCGTTTAAACCTGCCGATATTTTGCAGGCCATTAACAAGGTAATGGAAAAGACCGCCAGGCTGCGGGGTTTGCAGGCGGATGTGGATATCGAGGGAAGTCTTGCCCGGATCGGCTTGATCGAGGTGATCCAGATGATTGAATTCAATGAAAAAACCGGAACACTTTTTTTGCTGTCTCCTTCCGGCGGGGTCAACGGAGCCGTCTATATCAAGGAGGGGCAGGTGATCAACGCGGTCTCCGGAGACCTTGACGGCAAAGAGGCCTTTTACGACCTTGCGGCCCAGTCCGATGGATTTTTCAAATTCAATATCCACGACACGATCCCGAGCCAAAAAATCCGGCAAAAAAATATGAATCTTCTGATGGAGGCTTCCCGCCTGCTCGATGAGGCGGCTGACCTTCGGCCCCTGGTCAGTTCAATGGAGGTCCGGCTTACCCTGCAGACATCCGCGGTTCCCGGCCATGTCGTGGAGCGGATTTCAGCTGAAACACTTCGCAGCATAATGAATCTGATCAGAAGCGGCCAAACCATTAATGAAATTCCAGGCAGTGCCGGCATCAGCCGGGTACGGGCAGCGGCCGCGATAGCCGACCTGATCAACTGCGGAATCGTCACCGAGCAAAAGGCCGGCCAAAAGGCGGAACTGGAAATTTTACCGGAAAGTCCCGGATCGCCGCGGGAAGATGATCGTGTAAAAGGAAAACTCATTGACCGGCTGAAACACATGGAAAAAAATTCATTTACCGGCACGATCAGCATTCGGGGGCGTTCAAAGCCAGCTTGGATCTATATTGAGGACGGAAGGATTGCAAACGCCGGTTTCGGACAAGCAACCGGCAAAAAGGCGCTTTTTCGGATTTTCTCCGAGCATGGCGGTTCATACAGTGAAACCCAGGGCCCGCTTGAAATCAACAGGCGCATTGATGCCCCCCTCCCGGATCTAATCCAGGAGGCCGAGGCCGAAATTGTATGGCGGCGAAACCTGAAAACCGATCTTTCCGCCATCAGTGTTCTTATTTCCGGCAACAGCCTGGATGCGCAAAAAGAGATTCACAAGGATCCCTCTAAATTCCGGCTGCTAAAGGCAATCCGCAGCAATTCCGTCCTGAAAGATATCATTGATTCCAGTTTCCTGCCGGATCTGGAAACCTGCCGCCTGATAGACGAGTGGCGCAAAAATGGCATTGTCGTGTTTAAACGCTTGTAA
- a CDS encoding ABC transporter substrate-binding protein, with translation MTASRVRAERIITDAAGRKVKIPDNVSRLVTTFKPATLMVLCLKGADAFVGLDNSSRHDPLVLAVAPEMADLPGVGSKSSGINLETVLSLDPDLVILSYQKTDVQMADRLQNSGCPAVVIAPETFASIKQTLIMVASAIGKPRRADAVIQAMERVLARVGKRVQNLDPEERKTVYYAGPSGFLSTSPSGMLQDRMIHLAGGINAAHALHGHFKQISPEQLMIWAPESIVISPMSRLQAKTFINRRQFSLLPAVRENEIHVFPSSLSPWDFPSPLSVLGVLWLGNRLYAEQFEDICLIHEINDFHETLFDQSFTKMGGHLNDKMKRKDPAHPVRNQDVPGRNPGS, from the coding sequence ATGACGGCATCCCGGGTCCGCGCTGAAAGAATCATAACCGATGCAGCAGGGCGGAAAGTCAAAATACCCGACAATGTCAGCCGCCTGGTGACCACGTTTAAACCCGCAACGCTGATGGTGCTGTGCCTGAAAGGGGCAGACGCCTTTGTCGGGCTTGACAACTCGTCGCGGCACGATCCCCTGGTTCTGGCCGTGGCACCGGAGATGGCGGATCTGCCGGGCGTTGGCTCCAAATCCAGCGGAATCAATCTTGAAACCGTGCTCAGCCTGGATCCGGATCTGGTGATTCTGTCTTATCAGAAAACAGACGTTCAGATGGCCGACAGGCTCCAAAATTCCGGCTGCCCGGCCGTGGTGATTGCACCGGAAACCTTTGCGTCCATAAAGCAGACACTGATTATGGTGGCTTCGGCCATTGGAAAACCCCGGCGGGCCGATGCGGTCATCCAGGCAATGGAGCGGGTGCTGGCACGGGTCGGAAAACGGGTGCAGAATCTGGATCCGGAGGAACGCAAAACAGTATATTATGCCGGTCCTTCCGGATTTTTGTCCACATCTCCTTCCGGCATGCTCCAGGACCGGATGATTCATCTGGCCGGCGGCATCAATGCAGCCCATGCACTTCACGGCCATTTTAAACAAATTTCCCCGGAACAGCTCATGATCTGGGCTCCGGAGAGCATTGTCATCAGCCCCATGAGCCGCCTTCAGGCAAAAACATTTATAAACCGGCGGCAGTTTTCTCTTCTGCCGGCAGTCCGGGAAAATGAAATCCATGTTTTTCCTTCCAGCCTGTCGCCCTGGGATTTTCCCTCACCCCTGTCGGTCCTGGGGGTGCTGTGGCTCGGGAACAGGCTTTATGCGGAGCAATTTGAAGACATATGCCTGATCCATGAGATCAATGATTTTCACGAAACCCTTTTTGATCAAAGCTTCACCAAAATGGGCGGTCATCTCAATGACAAAATGAAGCGCAAAGATCCGGCGCATCCCGTCCGGAATCAGGATGTGCCAGGCAGAAACCCGGGATCATGA